Proteins encoded by one window of Streptomyces uncialis:
- a CDS encoding cation:proton antiporter family protein gives MKARRLLRRDGENSFPPALVAAICAVLAGLTAGQLLGSRALTEASWYSAMAGLLLAVGLYGSTHEIDPGEIRQDLRALVWTVTLGVLLKAVLIAGVMIAAFREPEYLVLGIAVAQIDPLSVAAMNRSSRMSPRAKNLLSVWASFDDPVTVLLTLYFSVLAFRFSGRSGSPAAGPAGDGLAAYALSLGGNLLLFAVAAGLWWVPRRLWRRALDRERTRAAMPPPGQDTPLASPFPRLTDLLCLLLVAAVVAVAAQTMLMLAVAVLGLVVRVGRYAALVNRSVAVAFSVAAFVLGLLLVDGVSPWRGFVLGAAAFGAQILIGLFAVPRLFPDLDRADRVQLGLGQQNGITAIILALALEPDFPGTVAVVGPAILTINTLHYTANGVWRRRQDKADRRAPDDEPTTQHHRAPHPVPGDPAGRHDDPRPGPLPPAAPPRSRATAPEHGWRFIGTTDAFAAASPEPDAPAAPTTRPAADPASRPADDTTCP, from the coding sequence GTGAAGGCACGCCGTTTATTACGCCGTGACGGGGAGAACTCCTTCCCGCCGGCCCTTGTCGCGGCCATCTGTGCCGTACTCGCCGGACTCACCGCCGGACAACTCCTCGGTTCCCGGGCCCTGACCGAAGCCTCCTGGTATTCGGCGATGGCGGGACTTCTGCTCGCCGTCGGGCTCTACGGCAGTACGCATGAGATCGACCCCGGGGAAATCCGGCAGGATCTGCGGGCCCTTGTCTGGACGGTCACCCTCGGCGTCCTGCTCAAGGCCGTACTGATCGCGGGCGTCATGATCGCCGCGTTCCGGGAGCCCGAGTACCTCGTCCTCGGTATCGCCGTGGCACAGATCGACCCGCTGTCGGTCGCCGCGATGAACCGCAGCAGCCGGATGTCGCCGCGCGCCAAGAACCTGCTGTCGGTCTGGGCGTCCTTCGACGACCCGGTCACCGTGCTGCTCACCCTCTACTTCTCCGTCCTCGCCTTCCGGTTCTCCGGCCGCTCCGGTTCTCCGGCCGCCGGACCCGCCGGGGACGGTCTGGCGGCGTACGCCCTGAGCCTCGGCGGGAACCTGCTGCTGTTCGCCGTCGCCGCGGGCCTGTGGTGGGTGCCCCGGCGGCTGTGGCGCCGGGCCCTGGACCGGGAGCGGACCCGGGCGGCGATGCCGCCGCCCGGCCAGGACACCCCGCTCGCCTCGCCGTTCCCGCGCCTGACCGATCTGCTGTGCCTGCTGCTGGTCGCCGCCGTGGTGGCCGTCGCCGCGCAGACCATGCTGATGCTCGCGGTCGCCGTGCTCGGCCTGGTCGTCCGGGTCGGCCGGTACGCGGCCCTCGTCAACCGTTCCGTCGCGGTGGCCTTCTCCGTCGCGGCCTTCGTCCTCGGACTGCTGCTGGTGGACGGGGTGTCCCCCTGGCGCGGCTTCGTGCTGGGGGCCGCCGCGTTCGGCGCGCAGATCCTCATCGGGCTGTTCGCCGTGCCCCGGCTCTTCCCGGACCTCGACCGCGCCGACCGCGTCCAGCTCGGGCTCGGCCAGCAGAACGGCATCACCGCCATCATCCTGGCGCTGGCCCTGGAACCGGACTTCCCGGGCACCGTCGCCGTCGTCGGTCCGGCGATCCTCACCATCAACACCCTGCACTACACGGCCAACGGCGTCTGGCGCCGCCGTCAGGACAAGGCCGACCGGCGTGCTCCCGACGACGAGCCGACGACCCAGCACCACCGGGCTCCGCACCCCGTCCCCGGCGACCCGGCGGGCCGGCACGACGACCCGCGCCCCGGACCCCTCCCGCCCGCCGCCCCGCCCCGCTCCCGTGCCACGGCCCCCGAGCACGGCTGGCGGTTCATCGGCACCACGGACGCCTTCGCCGCCGCCTCCCCGGAGCCCGACGCCCCCGCGGCGCCGACCACGCGTCCCGCTGCGGACCCCGCCTCCCGCCCGGCCGACGACACCACGTGTCCGTAG